A genome region from Cognatishimia activa includes the following:
- a CDS encoding FAD-binding oxidoreductase, translated as MALRAHNLALAVQPKEHIRCRSTEDVTRAVKDLTTRGTSFSIYSSGHCFAGFSLGKEAVIDVSPMSQIEVDGARVTAGPGTQVGVLTRALGAAGRMLPMGFCQTVALGGHLGCGGIGHLSRSHGLLADQLEAATVVLADGEVASASEDSHPDLFWALRGGGPGSFGIVTEMTFRTLPDRPATHISALVRLPVVEAARVAAAWQGWSMQLPEAVATTLEVFSPDFENIQLRLAVIASEDSPDLRSAIVGFMSAVPWQDAPSVTQGLYSQLADAFWPRDYYPSEALAYGAAFAETPTNVNVWAAMFTQVVQQKAPRQHLFIERLGGAIARVSSKATGYAHRDAAFLWQIEGRFNRLHDAEEQAQAVEDLTQILRRSTGGASYAGYPNPRLADWPTAYWGGNYARLQQVKSAYDPGNVFAHAQSVRPA; from the coding sequence GTGGCCTTGCGCGCGCACAATCTGGCGCTGGCTGTGCAGCCTAAGGAGCACATCCGGTGTCGCTCGACAGAGGATGTGACGCGCGCTGTCAAAGACCTCACAACCCGCGGGACGTCGTTTTCGATCTATTCAAGTGGTCATTGTTTTGCAGGGTTCTCATTGGGAAAAGAGGCCGTGATTGACGTGAGCCCCATGTCTCAGATCGAGGTGGACGGTGCGCGCGTGACGGCTGGACCGGGAACGCAGGTTGGCGTTTTGACGCGGGCCTTGGGGGCTGCCGGGCGTATGCTGCCGATGGGGTTTTGCCAGACGGTGGCGCTTGGCGGGCATCTTGGGTGCGGTGGCATTGGGCATCTAAGTCGGTCGCACGGGTTGCTGGCGGATCAGCTGGAGGCCGCGACAGTTGTCTTGGCTGATGGGGAGGTTGCGTCGGCCAGTGAGGACAGTCATCCCGATCTCTTCTGGGCTTTGCGCGGTGGCGGTCCGGGCAGCTTTGGGATTGTGACCGAAATGACATTCCGCACACTGCCTGACCGTCCCGCGACCCATATTTCTGCATTGGTGCGTCTGCCCGTGGTTGAGGCCGCGCGAGTGGCTGCGGCGTGGCAGGGCTGGTCCATGCAACTGCCGGAGGCCGTGGCGACGACGCTTGAGGTTTTTTCACCGGATTTCGAAAACATCCAATTGCGGCTTGCGGTGATCGCCTCAGAAGACAGCCCGGATCTGCGCAGCGCGATTGTTGGGTTTATGTCTGCCGTACCTTGGCAGGACGCGCCCTCTGTCACGCAGGGGCTCTATTCACAACTGGCCGATGCTTTTTGGCCGAGGGACTACTACCCGTCAGAGGCGCTGGCCTACGGAGCGGCCTTTGCCGAGACCCCAACCAATGTAAACGTCTGGGCTGCGATGTTCACGCAGGTGGTCCAGCAGAAAGCGCCGCGGCAACATCTGTTTATTGAACGGCTTGGGGGTGCCATCGCGCGCGTTTCATCGAAAGCCACAGGCTACGCGCATCGGGATGCTGCTTTTCTATGGCAGATCGAAGGGCGATTTAACCGGCTGCATGACGCTGAGGAACAAGCCCAAGCGGTGGAGGATCTTACCCAGATCCTGCGGCGCTCGACAGGCGGGGCGTCTTATGCGGGATACCCAAACCCACGGCTTGCCGACTGGCCCACAGCCTATTGGGGCGGGAACTATGCGCGCCTGCAGCAAGTGAAGTCCGCCTATGATCCGGGCAATGTGTTTGCCCACGCGCAATCAGTGCGCCCGGCCTGA
- a CDS encoding autotransporter outer membrane beta-barrel domain-containing protein: MRKILKLSAFALLLPTASFAGGGGTISCAGLGAGIAFNAGDFLTVTPLVAGERVSWTQTSGTALVNVARASATFTSTGDNANGSATITADGAISYSIVNTGSTTISCGTVPTGTGADGNITGQIGGSSQTNSISTGTSDNAQSQLGTGNGTQVNQNSLFISTQGAGLNETDWNAWASVEYRKYNDALSGDSLDFVAGVDRFINNETMVGFLLGYSRMDLTDGTNTSDQKSLAVGPYFARRSNGMIIDGFLTFARPQYETTAGNFTSTRWSIGLSANGDALANAPYISPYFDLKAFQESQPAYGAIAANKITSYTVSLGAKISALQEMGNSGLTPHMRVGVDGKSTQSTLAATDRFAYGRLGVGLSGPVGMGFLTLDIDYGKTRSDVFDRGIEMKWEVSF; encoded by the coding sequence ATGCGTAAAATTCTTAAGCTAAGTGCATTTGCGCTCTTGTTGCCTACCGCCAGCTTTGCCGGCGGCGGCGGAACCATTTCATGCGCAGGCCTCGGTGCAGGCATTGCATTCAATGCGGGCGACTTTCTAACAGTAACCCCACTGGTTGCCGGTGAGCGCGTTTCTTGGACACAAACTTCTGGAACTGCACTAGTGAATGTCGCTAGAGCATCCGCAACTTTCACTTCCACAGGTGACAACGCCAATGGCTCGGCGACAATTACGGCTGATGGAGCCATTAGCTATTCGATTGTCAACACCGGGAGTACAACCATTTCATGCGGAACCGTGCCGACCGGAACAGGTGCGGACGGTAATATAACTGGCCAGATCGGCGGATCCAGCCAGACCAATTCAATCTCGACCGGAACGAGCGACAACGCACAGTCTCAGCTCGGCACGGGCAATGGTACGCAAGTTAACCAGAACTCGCTCTTCATCTCGACCCAAGGCGCGGGCCTCAATGAGACTGACTGGAACGCATGGGCCTCTGTTGAATACCGCAAATACAATGACGCGCTGAGCGGTGACTCTTTGGACTTCGTTGCGGGTGTCGACCGTTTCATCAACAACGAGACCATGGTGGGCTTCTTGCTCGGCTATAGCCGGATGGACCTTACCGACGGCACCAACACCTCTGACCAGAAATCCCTGGCTGTAGGTCCCTATTTTGCGCGTCGATCAAATGGTATGATTATTGATGGTTTCCTAACCTTCGCGCGGCCACAGTATGAGACCACGGCTGGTAATTTCACCTCGACCCGTTGGTCGATCGGCCTTTCGGCAAATGGGGACGCCTTGGCAAACGCGCCCTACATCTCGCCCTACTTTGACCTGAAGGCCTTCCAGGAAAGCCAGCCGGCCTACGGCGCCATCGCGGCCAATAAGATCACCAGCTACACGGTGAGCCTTGGCGCGAAGATTTCCGCCCTGCAGGAAATGGGCAATTCGGGCCTCACGCCACACATGCGCGTCGGCGTAGATGGCAAATCCACGCAATCCACATTGGCGGCGACGGATCGTTTCGCCTATGGGCGATTGGGAGTCGGTCTTTCTGGGCCTGTTGGGATGGGATTCCTGACGTTGGATATCGACTACGGCAAGACGCGCTCTGACGTGTTTGACAGAGGTATCGAAATGAAATGGGAAGTCAGCTTCTGA
- a CDS encoding excinuclease ABC subunit A codes for MTHDKSIKSLKITIIASAGFALFMFASLFTPLREVMSFFLDLVHMPLDGAQNLSRDTEEVLTAISAGIFFGFCVLLWQVTTEVYVKDPLLGRRMILSSVIAWYVIDTTGSLIVGAWMNGILNTVFLIALISPVLRQQEKLQVDMV; via the coding sequence ATGACCCACGACAAAAGCATAAAATCCCTCAAGATCACCATCATCGCCAGCGCAGGTTTCGCTCTCTTCATGTTCGCCAGCCTCTTCACACCCCTACGCGAGGTCATGAGTTTCTTTCTCGACCTCGTGCATATGCCCTTGGACGGCGCACAAAACCTAAGCCGCGATACCGAGGAAGTGTTAACCGCGATCTCTGCAGGCATCTTCTTTGGGTTCTGCGTCCTGCTGTGGCAGGTCACGACCGAGGTCTACGTCAAAGACCCCCTCCTGGGCCGCCGCATGATCCTATCATCGGTCATCGCTTGGTACGTGATTGATACGACAGGCTCGCTGATTGTAGGCGCATGGATGAACGGGATTTTGAACACAGTCTTCTTGATTGCGCTGATCTCGCCGGTGCTGCGACAACAAGAAAAACTGCAGGTCGACATGGTCTGA
- a CDS encoding helix-turn-helix domain-containing protein, whose protein sequence is MEQSFGTVLKEWRQIRRMSQLDLANEAGVSARHVSFLETGRSQASRGMALRLSEVLQMPLAESNRLLTAGGLAPAYGQRAAADEELAPLDTAMRWTLDNHAPYPAMALDRHWKLVALNGPAQMFLGPMGLAEGDSLIEAMLDRGDLRAAIENIEEVEYQILSRLRVELAHLGRDVVLSGLIERLSARVEGYVPPAQSPVILATRYRMGGVTLSLFSTISQFGGIGEIAYSDIKIEQLFPADEQTRAVLMAMAGQ, encoded by the coding sequence ATGGAACAGAGCTTTGGAACCGTCCTGAAAGAATGGCGGCAGATCCGACGGATGAGTCAGTTGGATCTGGCGAACGAGGCCGGGGTCTCGGCGCGGCATGTGTCGTTTCTGGAAACCGGGAGGTCTCAGGCCAGTCGGGGCATGGCGTTGCGGTTGTCAGAGGTCTTGCAGATGCCTTTGGCGGAAAGCAATCGGTTGTTAACGGCTGGGGGACTGGCGCCTGCATACGGGCAGCGCGCGGCGGCGGATGAAGAGCTTGCGCCGCTTGATACCGCGATGCGCTGGACCTTGGACAATCACGCACCCTATCCGGCGATGGCTTTGGATCGGCATTGGAAGCTGGTGGCTTTGAATGGGCCTGCACAGATGTTTCTGGGGCCGATGGGATTGGCCGAAGGGGACAGTCTGATTGAGGCCATGCTGGATCGTGGGGACCTACGCGCGGCGATTGAGAATATCGAAGAGGTGGAATACCAAATCCTCTCGCGCCTACGGGTGGAACTGGCGCATTTGGGGCGCGATGTGGTCCTGAGTGGGTTGATTGAGCGGTTGAGCGCGCGGGTTGAGGGCTATGTGCCGCCTGCGCAAAGCCCGGTTATACTGGCGACACGCTATAGGATGGGCGGGGTCACTTTGTCTTTGTTCTCAACGATTTCGCAGTTTGGTGGAATTGGCGAGATCGCCTATTCGGACATCAAGATCGAACAGCTTTTTCCGGCGGATGAGCAAACCCGCGCGGTGTTGATGGCAATGGCGGGGCAGTGA